A region of Fibrobacter succinogenes subsp. succinogenes S85 DNA encodes the following proteins:
- a CDS encoding Mrp/NBP35 family ATP-binding protein, translating to MQLNEQNILSALRAVQDPDLHKNIVELNFVQNLKIEGTKVSFDLKLTTPACPIRDRFKDQCITIVKSLGATEVEVTLTSSQGRVGDDNSAAKAPQNSHIGEVAHVVAVASGKGGVGKSTVTANLAMALSLSGARVGILDADIYGPSMGLMFGIDKAPEVFEDNTIAPVEAKGGISIVSMCMFADSDKATIWRGPMVSQMIQHFIHHVRWGKLDYLLVDFPPGTGDIQLTLTQNCPMAGAVVVTTPQQVALADCQKGIAMFDNVGVPVIGIVENMSYFICDECGKHHNIFPAGGGQKIAEKWGVPLIGKVPMEPAVADCGDCGTPAVLRYPNSESAKVFMDAAEKMVRTLSVFESEGDGVLKNFNYDFEQLPVEEV from the coding sequence ATGCAATTGAATGAGCAAAATATTTTAAGTGCCTTGCGTGCGGTCCAGGATCCGGACTTGCACAAGAATATTGTAGAACTAAACTTTGTTCAAAACTTGAAAATTGAAGGCACGAAGGTTTCCTTTGATTTGAAACTCACGACTCCGGCATGCCCGATTCGTGACCGCTTCAAGGACCAGTGCATTACCATCGTGAAAAGCCTTGGTGCCACCGAAGTCGAAGTGACGCTCACTTCTTCGCAGGGTCGCGTGGGCGATGACAATTCTGCTGCTAAGGCTCCGCAGAATTCGCATATTGGCGAAGTGGCGCATGTGGTTGCTGTGGCTAGTGGCAAGGGCGGTGTCGGCAAATCGACCGTGACGGCGAACCTCGCTATGGCGCTCAGCCTTTCTGGCGCTCGCGTGGGTATTCTCGATGCTGACATTTACGGTCCCTCTATGGGTCTCATGTTTGGGATAGACAAGGCTCCTGAAGTTTTTGAAGACAATACGATTGCGCCTGTCGAAGCGAAGGGCGGCATCAGCATTGTCTCAATGTGCATGTTCGCGGATTCCGACAAGGCGACCATCTGGCGCGGACCGATGGTTTCGCAGATGATCCAGCACTTCATCCACCACGTGCGCTGGGGCAAGCTCGACTACCTCCTCGTGGACTTTCCTCCTGGAACGGGCGATATCCAGCTTACGCTCACGCAGAACTGCCCGATGGCAGGTGCGGTTGTCGTGACGACTCCGCAGCAGGTGGCTCTCGCTGACTGCCAGAAGGGTATTGCCATGTTTGATAACGTGGGCGTCCCGGTGATTGGTATTGTCGAGAACATGAGCTACTTCATTTGTGATGAGTGCGGCAAACACCACAACATTTTCCCTGCCGGTGGCGGTCAGAAAATTGCCGAAAAGTGGGGTGTGCCGCTTATCGGTAAAGTCCCGATGGAACCAGCCGTTGCCGACTGCGGTGACTGTGGTACTCCGGCCGTGCTCCGCTACCCGAACTCCGAATCGGCGAAGGTCTTTATGGACGCTGCCGAAAAAATGGTCCGCACGCTTTCTGTGTTTGAATCCGAAGGCGATGGAGTCCTTAAAAACTTCAATTACGATTTTGAACAACTGCCGGTGGAGGAAGTATGA
- a CDS encoding DUF971 domain-containing protein, which produces MIQPKKVFRTKEGKLGFEWNDGSRTACDARTLRLACPCALCVDEHTGEKLLDESTVPLDVKLEHIQSIGRYAVGLSFSDGHRSGIYPYDKLKELTKSA; this is translated from the coding sequence ATGATCCAGCCAAAGAAAGTATTCAGGACAAAAGAGGGCAAACTTGGTTTTGAATGGAACGACGGTAGCCGCACCGCTTGCGATGCCCGTACGCTCCGCTTAGCTTGTCCGTGCGCACTTTGTGTGGATGAACATACCGGTGAAAAACTCCTCGATGAATCGACCGTTCCCTTGGATGTAAAGCTTGAACATATCCAGTCTATTGGCCGTTATGCCGTGGGTCTTTCTTTTAGTGATGGTCATCGTTCGGGAATTTACCCATACGATAAACTTAAGGAATTGACGAAATCCGCATAA
- a CDS encoding sigma-70 family RNA polymerase sigma factor, translating to MSDFNEALYFRDLNRYPTLTPQEESALLKIIKNGETEEIRKSALQRLIRGNLRFVVSVARKYQGRGLSLLDLINEGNLGLFKAAKRFDMDKDVKFISYAVWWIRQSIQKALFEQVGAVRIPPNKLALVNRFKRALMQNGGDYDKTISMEEFAPYERDIVEVMEKIVDISLDAPIGDDAGVSSADSVSTLMDVLGSDGNQDEDMEREERKKLIQETLSSLPQREEEILRMFYGLDTVEDTTLKDIGEDLKLSRERVRQIKNKTLRRLQKSKEHKEKLADYLQE from the coding sequence ATGAGTGATTTTAACGAAGCTCTTTATTTTCGTGACTTGAATAGGTATCCTACGCTGACTCCACAGGAGGAATCGGCGCTGTTGAAAATTATCAAGAACGGTGAAACCGAAGAAATTCGAAAGTCTGCCTTGCAGCGCCTTATTCGCGGTAACCTCCGATTTGTGGTGAGCGTTGCTCGCAAGTACCAGGGTCGTGGTCTTTCCCTTTTGGACCTTATCAATGAAGGTAATCTCGGTCTTTTCAAGGCGGCTAAACGCTTTGACATGGACAAGGACGTGAAGTTCATTAGCTATGCCGTGTGGTGGATCCGTCAGTCTATCCAGAAGGCTTTGTTCGAACAGGTGGGCGCAGTCCGCATTCCGCCTAATAAGCTTGCCTTGGTGAACCGCTTCAAACGTGCCTTAATGCAGAATGGCGGTGACTACGACAAGACCATCTCGATGGAAGAATTTGCTCCTTACGAACGCGATATCGTCGAAGTCATGGAAAAGATTGTCGATATCTCGCTCGATGCTCCGATTGGCGATGATGCCGGTGTCTCCAGTGCCGATTCCGTGAGTACGCTTATGGACGTGCTCGGCAGCGATGGCAACCAGGACGAGGACATGGAACGCGAAGAGCGCAAGAAACTCATCCAGGAAACTCTTTCGTCACTTCCGCAGCGCGAAGAAGAAATCCTCCGCATGTTCTACGGCCTCGATACGGTCGAAGACACGACGCTCAAGGACATTGGCGAAGACTTGAAGCTCAGCCGTGAACGCGTTCGCCAGATCAAGAACAAGACTTTGCGTCGCTTGCAGAAGAGCAAAGAACACAAAGAAAAACTGGCAGACTACCTGCAAGAATAA
- a CDS encoding tetratricopeptide repeat protein: MSNPSTAPRTAAYLFLIFFFGALLAYGGFKLYNKYGPSKTVVGEIPFGLEAGTSVLNGDAPNFKADVERLPVQAQAEFRRAGELSRSGATKAAYEIYDALVLLYPNVDAAVWGEVNTLFHMDSVSEPMRDRAELLIGRLMAHYPNTGISFYLDSRKSLLAGNLTVAVELAKMASSRAPSIYEIRLWYAELLLKNSNMKDAANECRAAISLSSGDSQRAFELLAKVYHDDGILDSAALVVDYALTQFPLSSELMLLRGYLAEYNGKFDVAEKTYQRILAFRPDYEKARRAMATIGEKTAPGKNGHYAGSSRDRAQVACDILAPLVERYPENLPLREAMGIAYTKAHMFDMARREFNYILKNDPDYPDIKSRLSELELVRKAAIEEYNNGLTANLNRAVDSLRESMMPERKHDFSTKLGHYLVRYGASSQEFFRKYSASNFKQVKRFVWQETFYENPYHHTYTVVFDSLNRFKEVHVVVFDSASNSNHLGVAPEIFTRLLKQNSRISGISNNTGETDCGDGTIMDAAVWETRDNFEILARIVGKPAEVRMVRLDRNTLPPSGLKLCDYLPLLMEF; this comes from the coding sequence ATGTCGAATCCTTCAACTGCGCCTCGTACTGCCGCGTACCTCTTTCTGATTTTTTTCTTTGGGGCGTTGCTTGCGTATGGCGGATTCAAACTTTATAACAAATACGGACCGTCCAAGACGGTCGTAGGGGAAATCCCGTTCGGGCTCGAAGCGGGTACTTCTGTGTTGAATGGCGATGCTCCGAATTTCAAGGCCGATGTTGAAAGGCTGCCGGTGCAGGCTCAGGCCGAATTCCGCCGTGCGGGCGAACTCTCGCGTAGCGGAGCGACCAAGGCTGCTTACGAAATTTACGATGCTTTAGTGCTTCTTTATCCGAATGTGGATGCGGCGGTCTGGGGTGAAGTCAATACTTTATTCCACATGGATTCCGTGTCGGAGCCGATGCGTGACCGTGCTGAACTTTTGATCGGGCGCCTTATGGCGCATTACCCGAATACGGGCATTAGCTTTTACCTGGACAGCCGCAAGTCGCTCCTTGCAGGGAACTTGACTGTGGCGGTCGAACTTGCAAAGATGGCGAGTTCACGTGCTCCATCCATTTATGAAATCAGACTTTGGTATGCGGAGCTTCTGCTCAAGAATTCGAACATGAAGGATGCTGCAAATGAATGCCGTGCCGCCATCAGCCTTTCTTCGGGCGACTCGCAGCGTGCATTTGAACTCTTGGCTAAAGTCTACCATGACGATGGTATTTTGGACAGTGCGGCACTCGTAGTCGATTACGCCTTGACGCAGTTCCCGCTTTCTTCGGAACTGATGCTTTTGCGCGGTTACTTGGCCGAATACAATGGCAAGTTTGACGTGGCCGAAAAGACGTACCAACGCATTCTTGCGTTCCGCCCCGATTATGAAAAGGCCCGTCGTGCGATGGCGACGATTGGCGAAAAGACTGCTCCTGGCAAGAACGGCCATTATGCAGGCTCTTCTCGGGACCGCGCCCAGGTCGCTTGCGACATCCTTGCTCCGCTGGTCGAACGTTATCCTGAAAACTTGCCGCTACGTGAAGCGATGGGTATCGCTTATACGAAAGCACACATGTTTGACATGGCTCGCCGCGAGTTCAACTACATCCTCAAGAACGACCCGGATTACCCGGACATTAAGTCTCGCTTGAGTGAACTAGAACTGGTCCGCAAGGCCGCCATCGAGGAATACAACAATGGTCTTACGGCTAACTTGAACCGCGCTGTGGATAGCCTCCGCGAATCCATGATGCCCGAACGAAAACACGATTTCTCGACCAAACTAGGACATTATCTTGTTCGCTATGGCGCCTCCTCGCAGGAGTTCTTTAGAAAGTACTCTGCGTCTAATTTTAAACAAGTGAAGCGTTTTGTCTGGCAGGAAACTTTCTACGAAAATCCTTACCATCACACTTACACGGTCGTCTTTGATTCCCTGAACCGCTTTAAGGAAGTTCACGTGGTCGTGTTTGATTCCGCTTCGAATTCGAACCACCTTGGCGTTGCGCCCGAAATCTTTACGCGCCTCCTCAAGCAGAATTCCCGCATTTCTGGTATCAGCAACAACACTGGCGAAACCGATTGCGGTGATGGCACTATCATGGATGCTGCTGTCTGGGAAACTCGCGACAACTTCGAAATTTTGGCTCGCATCGTCGGAAAACCGGCCGAAGTGCGCATGGTTCGCTTGGATCGCAACACTTTGCCGCCTTCTGGCCTGAAACTTTGCGATTATCTGCCGCTTCTTATGGAATTTTAG
- a CDS encoding tetratricopeptide repeat protein, which yields MFRGRFLALVLFAALLEGCTCCAYLNHMFNAERLYDEATELRMARLDSVPDENMSYPSGEESQKYEKIIEKGSRVLERFPKNKKRTAEAVFLIAESYRHKADWPKAITKYDEYERYFSDNDSMRAVEYQRAYCLYRNQEFNISRFALEPVVADKNHPYYFQGLNLLSLLDEKSEAPEQAIAALEAVLADTSGTPYMKGKAHFRLAGLYFKMEQWEKAHHHYNAKEIENLNDRERQTAGEQSAECLVNTKEYLKAADEYKALYKVEAYEKQRPHYLVRIGETTLLAGRNADAYVIFNKVNTEYPKTEQSSRSYFNMGDYEQSKTQNYELAMSYYDSSYIARSISEYAQKSRERRNALRRLVSMRDRNEEILQSKDSIPNMKSFFANEFMIAELFLLKLSEADSAVARLTNVIEKSDDTASVMRASYARAFIYDEFLHDPDTAEELYKEIIEKYPNTDYAKQAQANIGMNVTMKTKEDEARDRYMAAESLWTVASEMPVSKMDQVDSAYANAYAAFDSVYRDYPQTQSGVQALYMKAIYFQMNPDRLDSSIAIYRELRDKHGQTPWGKRAAYVLNTRLTTTDDDLAKLRKRTAQTIENLNKNSAKYYETLNAKPEEKKAEIINKEDEILENTYNSMYDFE from the coding sequence ATGTTCCGTGGTCGTTTTTTAGCTTTAGTTCTGTTCGCTGCATTGTTGGAAGGTTGCACTTGCTGCGCCTACCTGAATCATATGTTCAATGCAGAACGGCTCTATGACGAAGCGACTGAACTTCGCATGGCTCGTCTGGATAGTGTTCCTGACGAAAACATGTCTTACCCGAGTGGCGAGGAATCCCAGAAATACGAGAAGATCATTGAAAAGGGTTCCCGTGTGCTCGAACGCTTCCCCAAAAACAAGAAGCGTACTGCCGAAGCCGTTTTCCTCATTGCTGAATCTTACAGGCACAAGGCCGACTGGCCCAAGGCTATTACCAAGTACGACGAATACGAACGTTATTTTTCCGATAACGATTCCATGCGTGCCGTGGAATACCAGCGTGCTTACTGCCTCTACCGCAACCAGGAATTCAATATCAGCCGCTTTGCATTGGAACCTGTAGTGGCTGACAAAAACCACCCTTACTATTTCCAGGGACTCAACCTGCTCTCGCTTCTGGATGAAAAGTCCGAAGCTCCGGAACAGGCTATTGCGGCCCTTGAAGCTGTGCTTGCCGATACGAGCGGAACCCCGTATATGAAGGGCAAGGCGCATTTCCGCCTGGCAGGGCTTTACTTTAAGATGGAACAGTGGGAAAAGGCCCACCACCACTACAACGCCAAGGAAATTGAAAACCTGAACGATCGCGAACGCCAGACGGCGGGCGAGCAGTCGGCGGAATGCCTCGTGAATACGAAGGAGTACCTTAAGGCTGCGGATGAATACAAGGCTCTTTACAAGGTCGAAGCCTACGAAAAACAGCGCCCGCATTACCTGGTGCGAATTGGTGAAACGACTCTCTTGGCTGGCCGCAATGCCGATGCTTACGTGATTTTCAACAAGGTCAACACGGAATATCCGAAAACGGAACAGTCGTCCCGTAGCTACTTCAATATGGGCGATTATGAACAGAGCAAGACGCAGAATTATGAGCTTGCCATGTCGTATTACGATAGCAGCTACATTGCAAGGTCGATTAGCGAGTATGCCCAGAAATCCCGTGAACGCCGCAATGCTTTAAGGCGACTTGTGTCTATGCGCGACCGCAACGAAGAAATTCTCCAGAGCAAGGATTCCATTCCCAACATGAAGTCGTTCTTTGCGAATGAATTTATGATTGCTGAGTTGTTCCTTCTCAAGCTTTCCGAAGCGGACAGTGCGGTGGCTAGACTTACGAACGTGATTGAAAAGTCCGACGATACGGCAAGCGTCATGCGTGCATCGTATGCGAGGGCTTTCATTTATGACGAGTTCCTGCACGATCCTGATACCGCCGAGGAACTGTACAAGGAAATCATTGAAAAGTACCCGAATACCGATTATGCCAAGCAGGCTCAGGCAAATATTGGCATGAACGTAACGATGAAGACTAAGGAAGATGAAGCCCGGGACCGCTACATGGCTGCCGAAAGCTTGTGGACGGTGGCTTCGGAAATGCCGGTGAGCAAGATGGATCAGGTGGATTCCGCCTATGCAAACGCTTATGCAGCTTTTGATAGTGTGTACAGAGACTATCCGCAGACGCAGTCGGGTGTGCAGGCGCTTTACATGAAGGCTATCTATTTCCAGATGAATCCGGATCGCTTGGACAGTTCCATTGCAATTTACCGTGAACTTCGCGATAAGCATGGCCAGACCCCGTGGGGCAAGCGTGCTGCCTACGTGCTGAATACGCGCCTTACGACAACCGATGACGATTTGGCTAAGTTGCGCAAGCGTACGGCTCAGACGATTGAAAACCTGAACAAGAATTCTGCCAAGTATTACGAAACCTTGAATGCCAAGCCCGAAGAAAAGAAGGCCGAGATTATAAACAAGGAAGACGAAATTCTCGAGAATACGTACAACAGCATGTACGACTTTGAGTAG
- a CDS encoding septal ring lytic transglycosylase RlpA family protein, whose protein sequence is MTYRFWLVFVLGILLACSGCSGSTHRKGYIRVTKSSRVQKKAEIGYTFTGDASYYGKGFDGKKTASGELFDRDDFTCAHRTLPFGTKLKVTRIKTGASVVVRVNDRGPYAKKRVLDLSEAAGKKLGLDKAGHAQVKAVVVE, encoded by the coding sequence ATGACTTATCGTTTTTGGTTGGTGTTTGTACTTGGTATCCTGCTTGCTTGTTCGGGATGTTCTGGTTCTACACATCGCAAGGGTTATATCCGCGTTACTAAATCATCCCGCGTCCAGAAAAAGGCTGAAATAGGTTATACCTTTACGGGAGACGCTAGTTATTACGGTAAGGGGTTTGATGGCAAAAAGACCGCGAGCGGTGAACTTTTTGATCGTGACGACTTTACCTGTGCGCATAGGACACTCCCGTTCGGAACGAAACTCAAGGTGACCCGCATAAAGACGGGCGCCTCTGTCGTTGTGCGCGTGAATGACCGCGGACCGTATGCCAAGAAGCGCGTGCTCGATTTGAGCGAAGCGGCTGGCAAAAAGCTTGGGCTAGACAAAGCTGGTCATGCCCAAGTCAAGGCCGTTGTTGTAGAATAA
- a CDS encoding N5-glutamine methyltransferase family protein, which produces MPQPQMTVLEILNRTKVFFEKKGIPDARLDAEYIISYGLKMKNRMDLYLNFEKPLTPAELDVLRTMVARRATREPLQHIIGDTSFRGFIIKCDRRALIPRPETESLVDMASDSLKGIEKPFIVEIGTGTGAISIACAKEIAGAKVLATDVSEDALALARTNAEANDLAGNPDAESAASSTGSTASASSASSANEASSLTFAQGDLLNAITADVIANVAGDSSAKIDCLIANLPYIPDSEKDKLQPEVAKYDPALALFGGEDGLDLVRKLLQQTEGKLKPGASILLEIGSEQGEMLKAEAEKYPWLEFSGIHKDFCNNVRFVSYKAK; this is translated from the coding sequence ATGCCACAGCCGCAGATGACAGTTCTTGAAATTTTGAACCGCACCAAGGTCTTCTTTGAAAAGAAGGGCATTCCTGATGCACGTCTCGATGCCGAGTACATCATCAGCTACGGTCTCAAGATGAAGAACCGCATGGACTTGTACCTGAACTTCGAAAAGCCGCTCACGCCAGCGGAGCTGGACGTGCTTCGCACGATGGTTGCACGCCGTGCAACGCGTGAGCCGCTGCAGCACATCATCGGCGATACAAGCTTCCGCGGTTTCATCATCAAGTGCGACCGCCGCGCGCTTATCCCGCGTCCGGAAACGGAATCGCTCGTAGACATGGCATCGGACAGTCTCAAAGGCATCGAAAAACCGTTCATCGTCGAAATCGGCACTGGCACAGGCGCCATCTCGATTGCTTGTGCTAAAGAAATTGCAGGCGCCAAAGTACTCGCTACAGACGTTTCTGAAGACGCTCTTGCACTTGCACGTACAAATGCTGAAGCGAACGACCTCGCAGGTAATCCCGACGCGGAAAGCGCCGCATCTTCGACCGGATCCACCGCTTCGGCATCCTCGGCAAGTTCCGCAAACGAAGCAAGCTCATTGACCTTCGCACAGGGCGACTTGCTGAACGCAATCACCGCAGACGTTATCGCGAATGTCGCTGGCGACTCCTCCGCAAAAATTGACTGCCTGATTGCAAACCTCCCTTACATTCCGGATAGCGAAAAAGACAAGCTCCAGCCCGAAGTCGCGAAGTACGATCCTGCGCTTGCATTATTCGGCGGTGAAGACGGCCTTGACCTTGTCCGCAAACTTTTACAGCAGACCGAAGGCAAGCTCAAGCCGGGTGCATCTATTTTGCTCGAAATCGGTTCGGAACAGGGCGAAATGCTCAAAGCCGAAGCCGAGAAGTATCCGTGGTTGGAATTCTCGGGAATCCACAAGGACTTCTGCAACAACGTCCGCTTTGTGAGTTACAAAGCGAAATAA
- the prfA gene encoding peptide chain release factor 1 — MKDKAKKLIEKYEELESELGNPDVLGDQARYNKIHKQYKGIEKAVLKAKEYLQMMDDLDEYKAALGDSDPEMVAMAKAEISEIEKKLPEVTDELQILMVPKDPWDYRNATLEIRGGTGGDESALFAGDLFRMYRGYCDKMGWKMTIQDLSEGTVGGYKEIRVFIEGDSVYGTLKFESGVHRVQRVPETETQGRVHTSAATVAILPEAEEVDVEIREADIHMDTYRSSGAGGQYINKTDSAVRLTHIPTGVVVSCQTERSQLQNRLHAMEMLRSKILDAVIAKKEKEEAANRKALVGTGDRSAKIRTYNYPQNRVTDHRIGLTVYNLDKVVTGDLDEIINGLQMANAQEKLGKFNA; from the coding sequence ATGAAAGATAAAGCTAAAAAACTCATTGAAAAGTACGAAGAACTGGAATCGGAACTCGGCAATCCGGATGTTCTCGGAGACCAGGCTCGTTACAACAAGATTCACAAGCAGTACAAGGGTATCGAAAAGGCTGTTTTGAAGGCCAAGGAATACCTGCAGATGATGGACGACCTTGACGAATACAAGGCTGCCCTCGGCGATTCCGACCCGGAAATGGTCGCGATGGCCAAGGCCGAAATTTCGGAGATCGAAAAGAAGCTCCCCGAAGTGACGGACGAACTCCAGATTTTGATGGTGCCGAAGGATCCGTGGGACTACCGTAACGCAACGCTTGAAATTCGCGGCGGTACGGGTGGCGACGAATCCGCACTTTTCGCGGGCGACCTGTTCCGCATGTATCGCGGCTACTGCGACAAGATGGGCTGGAAGATGACTATCCAGGACTTGAGCGAAGGCACGGTGGGTGGCTACAAGGAAATCCGCGTGTTTATCGAAGGCGACAGCGTCTATGGAACACTCAAGTTCGAAAGTGGCGTTCACCGCGTGCAACGCGTGCCGGAAACGGAAACGCAGGGCCGTGTGCATACGTCTGCAGCTACAGTCGCAATCCTCCCGGAAGCAGAAGAAGTCGATGTGGAAATCCGCGAAGCCGACATCCACATGGATACCTACCGTTCTTCGGGCGCTGGCGGTCAGTACATCAACAAGACGGACTCCGCAGTGCGTTTGACTCATATCCCGACGGGTGTGGTGGTGAGCTGCCAGACCGAACGTAGCCAGTTGCAAAACCGCTTGCACGCTATGGAAATGTTGCGTTCCAAGATTCTTGACGCCGTCATCGCCAAGAAGGAAAAGGAAGAAGCGGCAAACCGCAAGGCCCTCGTGGGTACTGGTGACCGCTCTGCCAAGATCCGCACTTACAACTATCCGCAGAACCGCGTGACGGACCATCGCATTGGTCTCACCGTTTACAACTTGGACAAGGTTGTCACAGGCGATCTCGATGAAATCATCAATGGTCTCCAGATGGCAAACGCCCAGGAAAAGCTCGGAAAGTTCAACGCTTAA
- the tsaA gene encoding tRNA (N6-threonylcarbamoyladenosine(37)-N6)-methyltransferase TrmO, producing the protein MTPIGTFYGDAVYKYDAPRQGRLFAGHPGRIELQPGMNFETALRDLDGFERIWVIFLFHENEGWRPTTRPPVPPKGKDRVGTFASRSPYRPNPIGLSCVRLLKVEGLTLYVDEADLLNGTPVLDIKPYIPMADAFPDAKAGWVEEQVGELWTVEMSAEFAEQNRWIAEHSAFDLESFAQVQLSRGNFSKDVFDSSRRRLAVDENSKTGVLAYRTFRIHFSYDETARKVLLLRVSSGYSEADLAPGAEDKYGDKQLHRDFIAKF; encoded by the coding sequence ATGACGCCTATCGGTACATTCTACGGTGATGCTGTTTACAAGTATGATGCTCCTCGCCAGGGGCGTCTTTTTGCAGGGCATCCGGGCCGTATTGAACTGCAGCCGGGAATGAATTTCGAAACGGCGCTTCGCGACTTGGATGGCTTTGAACGCATCTGGGTGATTTTCTTGTTCCACGAGAACGAGGGCTGGCGCCCGACAACGCGCCCGCCTGTACCGCCCAAGGGTAAAGACCGTGTGGGAACTTTTGCAAGCCGCAGTCCTTACCGACCAAATCCGATTGGACTTAGTTGCGTGAGGCTCCTGAAAGTCGAAGGGCTCACGTTATACGTCGATGAAGCCGACCTGCTGAATGGAACGCCCGTACTCGATATCAAACCGTACATCCCGATGGCCGATGCCTTCCCCGATGCGAAAGCGGGCTGGGTTGAAGAGCAAGTGGGGGAGTTGTGGACGGTTGAAATGTCAGCTGAGTTTGCTGAACAAAATCGTTGGATTGCAGAGCATAGTGCATTTGATTTGGAAAGCTTTGCTCAGGTGCAACTTTCTCGCGGAAATTTTTCCAAAGATGTTTTTGACAGCTCCCGCCGTCGCTTGGCTGTTGATGAAAATTCTAAAACGGGTGTGCTTGCTTACCGCACGTTCCGCATCCACTTTAGCTATGATGAAACGGCCCGTAAGGTTTTGCTTTTGCGTGTTTCAAGCGGTTATTCCGAAGCTGATTTAGCGCCCGGTGCTGAAGATAAGTACGGTGACAAACAACTTCACCGAGACTTTATTGCGAAATTTTAA
- a CDS encoding SDR family oxidoreductase — MEIIAIRLPILILGLNGVPGFALFRHFNKLYGSATVRENVPGIIGIRPIKHPCVFGENVFGVDAEETERLGELFEKFRFGTVIDASGNCALKACECDPARSRLLNYSQGVDAATFAARYNATLIRISADMVFSGDEKTKPNRPYVETDPKDPIHNYGKHQAEAEDAITAIKPDVVILRVPLPMDYAPGGCAGAIDWITYRFRPGRPATLFTDEFRNPLSGPDLCRTVQYILEHKFPAGIYNCGGPRSVSLYNVGQIVNAVGGYPAELLHGVPRIEGGPMPPRVGDLSINSEKLYKLLPPGFIKPWPVFDELVPDSFDWHKTFGRHIKEKSKMGSDEAITNLLVNGIDTGFIRELCGTKA; from the coding sequence GTGGAAATTATCGCAATCCGCCTCCCGATTTTAATTCTCGGGCTGAACGGCGTTCCCGGCTTTGCACTTTTTAGGCATTTCAACAAATTGTACGGCAGCGCGACCGTTCGCGAGAACGTGCCGGGCATTATCGGGATTCGCCCCATCAAGCATCCGTGCGTTTTTGGAGAAAACGTCTTCGGCGTAGATGCCGAAGAAACAGAACGATTGGGCGAACTTTTTGAGAAATTCCGCTTTGGTACCGTTATTGACGCGAGCGGAAATTGCGCGCTTAAGGCTTGCGAATGCGACCCTGCCCGCAGCCGACTTTTGAATTACAGTCAGGGCGTTGATGCAGCTACATTCGCAGCACGCTACAACGCGACACTCATCCGCATTTCTGCCGACATGGTCTTTAGCGGTGACGAGAAGACAAAGCCAAACCGCCCGTACGTAGAAACCGACCCCAAAGACCCCATCCACAATTACGGCAAGCACCAGGCCGAAGCCGAAGACGCGATTACCGCTATCAAGCCTGACGTCGTGATTCTCCGCGTGCCGCTCCCGATGGACTATGCGCCCGGCGGATGCGCCGGTGCCATTGACTGGATTACGTACCGTTTCCGCCCCGGTCGCCCAGCAACCTTGTTCACCGATGAATTCCGCAACCCGCTTTCGGGTCCGGACCTTTGCCGTACCGTGCAATACATTCTTGAACATAAATTCCCCGCCGGCATTTACAACTGCGGCGGCCCGCGTAGCGTATCGCTTTACAACGTCGGTCAAATCGTGAACGCGGTCGGCGGCTACCCCGCCGAGCTCCTCCATGGAGTGCCGCGTATCGAAGGCGGACCCATGCCCCCGCGCGTTGGCGACTTGAGCATCAATTCCGAAAAACTCTACAAACTGCTCCCGCCAGGTTTCATCAAGCCGTGGCCAGTCTTTGACGAGCTCGTCCCCGACAGTTTCGACTGGCACAAGACTTTTGGTCGCCACATAAAAGAAAAAAGCAAGATGGGTAGCGACGAGGCTATCACCAACTTGCTTGTAAACGGTATAGATACAGGTTTTATCCGCGAGTTATGCGGAACAAAAGCGTAA